In Xiphophorus hellerii strain 12219 chromosome 13, Xiphophorus_hellerii-4.1, whole genome shotgun sequence, the following proteins share a genomic window:
- the LOC116731907 gene encoding elongation factor 1-alpha, translated as MGKEKIHINIVVIGHVDSGKSTTTGHLIYKCGGIDKRTIEKFEKEAAEMGKGSFKYAWVLDKLKAERERGITIDIALWKFETGKYYVTIIDAPGHRDFIKNMITGTSQADCAVLIVAAGVGEFEAGISKNGQTREHALLAYTLGVKQLIVGVNKMDSTEPPYSQKRFEEITKEVSAYIKKIGYNPATVAFVPISGWHGDNMLEASDKMSWFKGWKIERKEGGATGVTLLEALDSIMPPSRPTDKPLRLPLQDVYKIGGIGTVPVGRVETGILKPGMVVTFAPPNLTTEVKSVEMHHESLPEALPGDNVGFNVKNVSVKEIRRGNVAGDSKNDPPQAAENFTAQVIILNHPGQIAQGYAPVLDCHTAHIACKFSELKEKIDRRSGKKLEDNPKALKSGDAAIITMVPGKPMCVESFSQYPPLGRFAVRDMRQTVAVGVIKSVEKKAPSGGKVTKSAQKADKKK; from the exons ATGGGGAAGGAAAAGATCCACATCAACATCGTGGTCATCGGCCACGTCGACTCCGGCAAGTCCACCACCACCGGACACCTGATCTACAAATGCGGCGGGATCGACAAGAGAACCATCGAGAAGTTCGAGAAGGAGGCGGCCGAG ATGGGAAAAGGCTCCTTCAAGTACGCCTGGGTGTTGGACAAGCTGAAGGCCGAGCGTGAGCGTGGCATCACCATCGACATCGCTCTGTGGAAGTTTGAGACCGGCAAGTACTACGTGACCATCATTGATGCTCCTGGACACAGGGACTTCATCAAGAACATGATCACTGGTACCTCCCAG GCTGACTGCGCCGTCCTGATCGTTGCTGCTGGTGTCGGTGAGTTTGAGGCTGGTATCTCCAAGAACGGTCAGACCCGTGAGCACGCCCTGCTGGCCTACACCCTGGGCGTGAAGCAGCTCATCGTCGGCGTCAACAAGATGGACTCCACCGAGCCCCCTTACAGCCAGAAGAGATTCGAGGAGATCACCAAGGAAGTGAGCGCCTACATCAAGAAGATCGGCTACAACCCGGCCACCGTCGCCTTCGTCCCCATCTCTGGTTGGCATGGAGACAACATGCTGGAGGCCAGCGACAAG ATGAGCTGGTTCAAAGGTTGGAAGATCGAGCGTAAAGAGGGCGGAGCTACAGGTGTGACCCTGCTGGAGGCCCTGGACTCCATCATGCCGCCTTCCCGTCCCACCGACAAGCCCCTCCGTCTGCCGCTGCAGGACGTCTACAAGATCGGCG GTATCGGAACCGTCCCCGTGGGCCGTGTTGAGACCGGCATCCTGAAGCCCGGCATGGTCGTCACGTTCGCTCCCCCCAACCTGACCACTGAGGTGAAGTCTGTGGAGATGCACCACGAGTCTCTGCCCGAAGCTCTGCCCGGCGACAACGTCGGCTTCAACGTGAAGAACGTCTCCGTCAAGGAGATCCGCCGTGGCAACGTGGCTGGAGACAGCAAGAACGACCCGCCTCAGGCTGCGGAGAACTTCACCGCTCAG GTGATCATCCTGAACCACCCAGGGCAGATCGCCCAGGGTTACGCCCCGGTTCTGGACTGCCACACCGCTCACATCGCCTGCAAGTTCAGCGAGCTCAAGGAGAAGATCGACCGGCGCTCCGGCAAGAAGCTGGAGGACAACCCCAAGGCCCTGAAGTCCGGCGACGCCGCCATCATCACCATGGTGCCTGGGAAACCCATGTGTGTCGAGAGCTTCTCCCAGTACCCCCCACTGG GTCGCTTCGCCGTCCGCGACATGAGGCAGACGGTGGCCGTGGGCGTCATCAAGTCGGTGGAGAAGAAGGCTCCGTCCGGCGGAAAGGTCACCAAGTCTGCGCAGAAGGCCGACAAGAAGAAATGA